One part of the Leclercia sp. LSNIH1 genome encodes these proteins:
- the yacL gene encoding protein YacL: MDYEFLRDITGVVKVRMSMGHEVVGHWFNEEVKENLGLLDEVEQAARTVKGSERSWQRAGHEYTLWMDGEEVMVRANQLEFSGDEMEEGMSYYDEESLSLCGVEDFLQVVAAYREFVKQK, encoded by the coding sequence ATGGATTACGAATTTCTGCGTGATATCACCGGTGTGGTGAAAGTGCGGATGTCGATGGGCCACGAGGTGGTCGGTCACTGGTTCAACGAGGAAGTAAAAGAGAACCTGGGCCTGCTCGATGAAGTGGAACAGGCTGCGCGCACGGTCAAAGGCAGTGAACGATCCTGGCAACGCGCCGGGCATGAATACACGCTGTGGATGGATGGCGAAGAGGTCATGGTTCGTGCCAATCAGCTGGAGTTTTCCGGCGACGAGATGGAAGAGGGGATGAGCTACTACGATGAAGAGAGTCTGTCGCTGTGTGGCGTAGAGGATTTCTTGCAGGTGGTGGCGGCCTACCGCGAGTTCGTGAAGCAGAAATAG
- the speD gene encoding adenosylmethionine decarboxylase, translated as MKKLKLHGFNNLTKSLSFCIYDICYVKTAEERDGYIAYIDELYNANRLTEILSETCSIIGANILNIARQDYEPQGASVTILVSEEPVDPTLIDHTEHPGPLPEAVVAHLDKSHICVHTYPESHPEGGLCTFRADIEVSTCGVISPLNALNYLIHQLESDIVTIDYRVRGFTRDINGMKHFIDHEINSIQNFMSEDMKALYDMMDVNVYQENIFHTKMLLKEFDLKHYMFHTRPEDLSEDERKVITDLLWKEMREIYYGRNIATV; from the coding sequence TTGAAAAAGCTGAAACTGCATGGCTTTAACAACCTGACCAAAAGCCTGAGTTTTTGTATTTACGATATCTGCTATGTAAAAACGGCGGAAGAGCGCGATGGTTATATCGCCTATATCGATGAACTCTATAACGCCAACCGACTGACTGAGATCCTGTCAGAAACCTGCTCTATCATTGGCGCCAATATCCTGAACATTGCGCGTCAGGATTATGAACCCCAGGGTGCCAGCGTCACCATTCTGGTCAGCGAGGAGCCCGTCGATCCCACCCTTATCGACCATACGGAGCATCCCGGTCCGCTGCCGGAAGCGGTGGTTGCCCATCTCGATAAAAGCCATATCTGCGTACATACCTACCCGGAGAGCCATCCGGAAGGTGGGCTGTGTACTTTCCGCGCCGATATTGAAGTGTCCACCTGCGGCGTGATCTCCCCGCTTAACGCGCTGAATTACTTAATTCATCAGCTTGAGTCCGATATCGTGACCATTGACTACCGTGTGCGCGGTTTTACCCGCGATATCAATGGTATGAAGCACTTTATCGACCATGAAATTAACTCCATTCAGAACTTCATGTCCGAAGACATGAAAGCGCTGTATGACATGATGGATGTGAATGTTTATCAGGAGAATATCTTCCATACCAAGATGCTGCTTAAGGAGTTCGACCTGAAGCACTACATGTTCCATACCCGGCCGGAAGATTTAAGCGAAGATGAGCGCAAGGTCATTACTGACCTGCTGTGGAAAGAGATGCGCGAAATTTACTACGGCCGCAATATCGCGACCGTATAA
- the speE gene encoding polyamine aminopropyltransferase, whose amino-acid sequence MAEKNMWHETLHDHFGQYFAIDNVLYHEKTDHQDLIIFENAAFGRVMALDGVVQTTERDEFIYHEMMTHVPLLAHGNAKHVLIIGGGDGAMLREVSRHKSIESITMVEIDAGVVSFCRQYLPNHNAGSYDDPRFTLVIDDGVNFVNQTTQTFDVIISDCTDPIGPGESLFTSAFYEGCKRCLNPGGIFVAQNGVCFLQQDEAIDSHRKLSHYFTDVSFYQAAIPTYYGGVMTFAWATDNDALRHLSTGIIQARFQQANLTCRYYNPAVHTAAFALPQYLHDALRG is encoded by the coding sequence ATGGCCGAAAAAAATATGTGGCATGAAACGCTGCATGACCATTTTGGACAGTACTTTGCCATTGATAACGTGCTCTATCATGAGAAAACCGATCATCAGGATCTGATCATTTTCGAAAACGCGGCCTTTGGCCGGGTGATGGCGCTGGATGGCGTGGTGCAAACCACCGAGCGTGACGAGTTCATTTATCATGAAATGATGACCCACGTCCCGCTGCTGGCACACGGGAATGCGAAACATGTGCTGATCATCGGCGGCGGCGACGGCGCTATGCTGCGCGAAGTCTCCCGCCATAAATCCATTGAAAGCATCACCATGGTCGAGATTGACGCGGGCGTCGTCTCTTTCTGCCGCCAGTACCTGCCGAACCATAATGCTGGCAGCTACGACGATCCGCGCTTTACGCTTGTGATCGACGACGGCGTCAATTTTGTTAACCAGACGACGCAGACCTTCGATGTGATCATCTCCGATTGCACCGATCCGATTGGTCCCGGTGAGAGTCTCTTTACCTCGGCCTTCTATGAAGGCTGCAAACGCTGCCTGAACCCTGGCGGTATCTTCGTTGCCCAGAACGGCGTCTGCTTCCTGCAGCAGGACGAGGCCATCGACAGCCACCGCAAGCTGAGCCACTACTTTACCGACGTCAGCTTCTACCAGGCGGCAATCCCGACCTATTACGGCGGTGTCATGACCTTTGCCTGGGCCACGGACAACGATGCCCTGCGCCATCTCTCCACCGGCATCATTCAGGCGCGCTTCCAGCAGGCGAATCTGACCTGCCGCTATTACAATCCGGCCGTCCATACCGCAGCCTTTGCCTTACCGCAATATTTGCACGATGCTCTGAGGGGGTGA
- a CDS encoding YacC family pilotin-like protein, whose protein sequence is MKTFFRTILFSTLMISCANSYALSENEAEDMADLTAVFVFLKNDCGYQNLPNGQIRRALVFFAQQNQWDLSNYDSFDMKTLGEDSYRDLSGIGIPTAKKCKALARDSLSLLAYVK, encoded by the coding sequence ATGAAGACGTTTTTCCGAACAATTCTGTTCAGCACCCTGATGATTAGTTGCGCAAACAGCTATGCGCTGAGTGAAAATGAAGCCGAAGATATGGCGGATTTAACGGCGGTGTTCGTGTTCCTGAAAAACGACTGCGGCTACCAGAATTTACCCAACGGTCAGATTCGCCGCGCCCTGGTCTTTTTTGCTCAACAGAACCAGTGGGATCTGAGCAACTACGACAGTTTTGACATGAAAACCCTCGGTGAAGACAGCTACCGCGATCTCAGCGGCATCGGCATTCCCACGGCAAAAAAATGTAAAGCCCTGGCTCGCGACTCGCTGAGCCTTCTTGCCTACGTTAAGTAA
- the cueO gene encoding multicopper oxidase CueO gives MQRRDFLKYSAALGVASALPLWSRAAFAAERPVLPIPNLLAPDARNQVNLMVQAGKTAFGAHHATTWGYNGNLLGPAIQLRKGKALTVNIHNTLNEETTVHWHGLEVPGEVDGGPHGIIKPGGQRTVTFTPEQRAATCWFHPHQHGKTGHQVAMGLAGLLLIEDDESRLLRLPKQWGIDDVPVIVQDKKFTADGQIDYQLDVMSAAVGWFGDTLLTNGAIYPQHNAPKGWLRLRLLNGCNARSLNFAASDKRPLYVVASDGGLLAEPVKVTELPMLMGERFEVLVDISDGKPFDLITLPVSQMGMAVAPFDKPQPVLRIQPLLVTASGALPDALTTLPALPSLEGLTQRKLQLSMDPMLDMMGMQALMKKYGDQAMAGMHHGQMQGHMNHGQMGGMDHSMHGFDFHNGNRINGKAFDMHTPQFAAAKGQYERWTISGEGDMMLHPFHIHGTQFRILTENGKAPAVHRAGWKDTVRVEGGVSEVLVKFDHDAPKEYAYMAHCHLLEHEDTGMMLGFTV, from the coding sequence ATGCAACGCCGTGATTTTTTAAAATATTCTGCCGCACTGGGCGTCGCCAGTGCGCTTCCCCTCTGGAGCCGCGCGGCATTTGCCGCCGAGCGGCCTGTTCTGCCGATCCCGAATTTACTCGCTCCCGATGCACGCAATCAGGTGAATCTGATGGTGCAGGCGGGGAAAACCGCCTTTGGTGCGCATCACGCTACCACCTGGGGTTACAACGGCAACCTGCTGGGCCCGGCCATTCAGCTACGCAAGGGAAAAGCGCTGACCGTTAACATTCATAATACCCTGAACGAAGAGACCACCGTCCACTGGCACGGTCTGGAGGTGCCGGGTGAGGTAGACGGCGGACCGCACGGTATCATTAAGCCCGGCGGCCAGCGGACGGTGACCTTTACTCCGGAGCAGCGAGCGGCGACCTGCTGGTTTCATCCCCATCAGCACGGTAAAACCGGCCATCAGGTGGCGATGGGGTTAGCCGGGCTGTTACTGATTGAGGATGACGAAAGCCGTCTGCTGCGCCTGCCAAAGCAGTGGGGCATTGACGATGTACCGGTGATCGTGCAGGACAAGAAATTTACCGCCGACGGGCAAATTGACTATCAGCTGGATGTGATGAGCGCCGCGGTGGGCTGGTTTGGCGACACGCTGCTGACCAACGGGGCGATCTACCCGCAGCACAATGCGCCGAAAGGGTGGCTGCGCCTGCGTCTGCTCAACGGCTGTAATGCCCGCTCGCTCAATTTCGCCGCCAGCGATAAGCGTCCACTCTATGTCGTCGCCAGCGACGGCGGGCTGCTGGCTGAGCCGGTAAAAGTGACCGAACTGCCGATGCTGATGGGGGAGCGTTTCGAGGTGCTGGTGGACATCAGCGACGGCAAGCCCTTTGACCTGATAACCCTGCCGGTAAGCCAGATGGGGATGGCGGTGGCGCCGTTCGATAAACCGCAGCCGGTACTGCGCATTCAGCCGCTGCTGGTGACCGCGTCTGGTGCACTGCCGGACGCCCTGACCACGCTGCCCGCACTGCCGTCGCTGGAGGGGCTGACCCAGCGCAAGCTCCAGCTCTCCATGGACCCGATGCTCGACATGATGGGCATGCAGGCGTTAATGAAGAAGTATGGCGACCAGGCGATGGCGGGGATGCATCACGGCCAGATGCAGGGTCATATGAATCATGGCCAGATGGGGGGAATGGATCACAGCATGCATGGGTTCGATTTCCACAACGGCAACCGGATCAATGGCAAAGCCTTCGATATGCACACGCCGCAGTTTGCCGCCGCTAAAGGGCAGTATGAACGTTGGACGATCTCCGGGGAAGGGGACATGATGCTGCATCCGTTCCATATTCACGGCACCCAGTTCCGCATCCTGACGGAAAACGGCAAAGCGCCAGCGGTGCATCGCGCAGGCTGGAAGGATACGGTGCGCGTTGAAGGCGGAGTGAGCGAGGTGTTAGTGAAGTTCGATCATGACGCGCCGAAAGAGTATGCCTATATGGCGCACTGCCATCTGTTAGAGCATGAAGATACCGGGATGATGCTGGGGTTCACGGTATAA
- a CDS encoding glucose/quinate/shikimate family membrane-bound PQQ-dependent dehydrogenase, which produces MAETKNQHSRLLVRLTALFAAFCGLYLLIGGVWLVAIGGSWYYPVAGVVMLGVTLLLWRSKQSALWLYAALLLATMIWGVWEVGFDFWALTPRSDILVFFGIWLILPFVWRRLLVRSSGAVAALVVALLISGGILTWAGFNDPQEVKGTLNAESTPAAAISDVADGDWPAYGRNQEGQRYSPLKQINADNVKNLKEAWVFRTGDLKMPNDPGELTNEVTPIKVGNMLYLCTAHQRLFALDAATGKEKWHFDPQLKTNNQFQHVTCRGVSYHEARADNASPEVIADCPRRIMLPVNDGRLFAINAETGKLCETFANKGVLNLQTNMPDQTPGLYEPTSPPIITDKTIVIAGSVTDNFSVRETSGVIRGFDVNTGKLLWAFDPGAKDPNAIPSDEHTFTFNSPNSWAPAAYDAKLDLVYLPMGVTTPDIWGGNRTPEQERYASSVLALNATTGKLAWSYQTVHHDLWDMDMPSQPTLADITVNGKTVPVIYAPAKTGNIFVLDRRNGELVVPAPEKPVPQGAAKGDYVTKTQPFSDLSFRPKKDLSGADMWGATMFDQLVCRVMFHQLRYEGIFTPPSEQGTLVFPGNLGMFEWGGISVDPNRQVAIANPMALPFVSKLIPRGPGNPMEQPKDAQGTGTESGIQPQYGVPYGVTLNPFLSPFGLPCKQPAWGYISALDLKTNQVVWKKRIGTPQDSMPFPMPIPVPFNMGMPMLGGPISTAGNVLFIAATADNYLRAYNMTNGEKLWQGRLPAGGQATPMTYEVNGKQYVVISAGGHGSFGTKMGDYIVAYALPDEK; this is translated from the coding sequence ATGGCGGAAACAAAAAATCAACATTCACGTTTGCTCGTGAGGCTAACAGCCCTGTTCGCTGCATTTTGCGGACTGTATCTGTTAATCGGCGGGGTCTGGCTGGTAGCCATTGGCGGCTCCTGGTACTACCCGGTAGCAGGTGTGGTTATGCTCGGCGTCACCCTGCTTCTCTGGCGTAGTAAACAATCGGCACTGTGGCTCTACGCGGCCCTGCTGCTGGCTACGATGATCTGGGGCGTATGGGAGGTCGGCTTCGACTTCTGGGCCCTGACCCCGCGTAGCGACATTCTGGTCTTCTTCGGTATCTGGCTGATCCTGCCTTTCGTCTGGCGTCGTCTGCTTGTGCGCTCCAGCGGTGCGGTTGCCGCCCTGGTCGTGGCGCTGCTGATTAGCGGTGGCATCCTGACCTGGGCTGGCTTTAACGATCCGCAGGAGGTGAAAGGCACCCTGAATGCGGAATCTACGCCTGCGGCGGCGATCTCCGACGTGGCAGATGGTGACTGGCCTGCCTATGGCCGTAACCAGGAAGGTCAGCGTTACTCCCCGCTGAAGCAGATCAACGCGGACAACGTGAAAAACCTGAAAGAAGCCTGGGTATTCCGTACCGGCGATCTTAAGATGCCGAACGATCCGGGTGAACTGACCAACGAAGTGACCCCGATTAAAGTGGGCAACATGCTTTACCTCTGTACGGCGCACCAGCGTCTGTTCGCGCTTGATGCGGCCACCGGTAAAGAGAAATGGCACTTCGATCCGCAGCTGAAAACCAACAACCAGTTCCAGCACGTGACCTGCCGTGGCGTCTCTTACCACGAAGCGCGTGCCGATAACGCCAGCCCGGAGGTGATCGCCGACTGTCCGCGCCGCATCATGCTGCCGGTGAATGACGGTCGTCTGTTTGCCATTAACGCCGAAACCGGCAAGCTGTGCGAAACCTTTGCCAACAAAGGTGTGCTGAACCTACAGACCAACATGCCGGATCAGACCCCGGGTCTGTATGAACCTACTTCACCCCCGATCATCACCGATAAAACCATCGTGATTGCCGGTTCGGTAACGGATAACTTCTCCGTTCGCGAAACCTCTGGCGTGATCCGCGGTTTTGACGTTAACACCGGTAAGCTGCTGTGGGCCTTCGATCCGGGTGCGAAAGATCCAAACGCTATCCCGTCGGATGAACACACCTTTACCTTCAACTCGCCAAACTCCTGGGCGCCAGCCGCCTATGACGCGAAGCTGGACCTGGTCTACCTGCCGATGGGTGTGACCACGCCGGATATCTGGGGTGGCAACCGCACGCCAGAGCAGGAGCGTTATGCCAGCTCTGTTCTGGCGCTGAATGCGACCACCGGTAAACTGGCATGGAGCTACCAGACCGTTCACCACGATCTGTGGGATATGGACATGCCGTCCCAGCCGACGCTGGCAGACATTACCGTCAACGGTAAAACCGTACCGGTGATCTACGCCCCGGCGAAAACAGGCAACATCTTCGTGCTGGACCGTCGTAACGGCGAGCTGGTCGTGCCGGCACCGGAAAAACCGGTTCCGCAGGGCGCGGCGAAAGGCGACTATGTCACCAAAACCCAGCCGTTCTCCGATCTGAGCTTCCGTCCGAAGAAAGATCTCAGCGGCGCGGACATGTGGGGCGCCACCATGTTCGACCAGCTGGTGTGCCGCGTGATGTTCCACCAGTTGCGCTATGAAGGCATCTTCACTCCACCATCCGAGCAGGGCACGCTGGTGTTCCCGGGTAACCTGGGGATGTTCGAATGGGGCGGTATCTCCGTTGACCCGAACCGTCAGGTGGCGATTGCCAACCCGATGGCGCTGCCGTTTGTCTCTAAACTGATCCCACGCGGCCCGGGCAACCCGATGGAACAGCCGAAAGATGCCCAGGGCACCGGTACGGAATCCGGTATTCAGCCGCAGTACGGCGTGCCGTATGGCGTGACGCTGAACCCGTTCCTCTCTCCGTTTGGCCTGCCGTGTAAACAGCCTGCCTGGGGTTATATCTCTGCGCTGGATCTGAAAACTAACCAGGTCGTCTGGAAAAAACGTATTGGTACGCCACAGGACAGCATGCCGTTCCCGATGCCGATCCCGGTGCCGTTCAATATGGGTATGCCGATGCTGGGTGGTCCAATCTCCACCGCTGGTAACGTGCTGTTCATCGCGGCAACCGCAGATAACTACCTGCGCGCGTACAACATGACCAACGGTGAGAAACTGTGGCAGGGCCGTCTGCCTGCGGGTGGACAGGCTACACCGATGACCTATGAAGTGAATGGCAAGCAGTACGTTGTCATCTCTGCGGGGGGTCATGGTTCGTTTGGGACGAAGATGGGCGACTATATTGTTGCCTATGCGTTGCCTGATGAAAAATAA
- the hpt gene encoding hypoxanthine phosphoribosyltransferase has product MKHTVEVMIPEAEIKTRIAELGRQITEHYKDSGSEMVLVGLLRGSFMFMADLCREVQVSHEVDFMTASSYGSGMSTTRDVKILKDLDEDIRGKDVLIVEDIIDSGNTLSKVREILSLRGPKSLAICTLLDKPTRREVDVPVEFVGFSIPDEFVVGYGIDYAQRYRHLPYVGKVVLLDE; this is encoded by the coding sequence ATGAAACATACTGTTGAAGTGATGATCCCTGAAGCGGAGATCAAAACGCGTATCGCCGAACTTGGTCGTCAGATCACCGAACATTATAAAGACAGCGGCAGTGAGATGGTGCTGGTGGGTCTGTTACGCGGTTCCTTCATGTTTATGGCCGATCTCTGCCGCGAAGTGCAGGTCTCCCATGAAGTCGATTTTATGACCGCCTCCAGCTATGGCAGCGGCATGTCGACCACCCGTGATGTTAAAATTCTCAAAGATCTGGATGAAGACATTCGTGGCAAAGATGTTCTGATTGTGGAAGACATCATCGATTCCGGGAACACCCTGTCAAAAGTACGCGAAATTCTCAGCCTGCGCGGCCCAAAATCGCTGGCGATTTGTACCCTGCTGGATAAACCGACCCGCCGTGAAGTGGACGTTCCCGTGGAGTTTGTCGGTTTCTCGATCCCGGACGAATTTGTGGTGGGCTACGGGATTGACTACGCGCAGCGCTATCGCCATCTGCCGTATGTCGGCAAAGTGGTGCTGCTGGACGAGTAA
- the can gene encoding carbonate dehydratase, with product MNDIDTLISNNALWSKMLLEEDSGFFEKLSQSQKPRFLWIGCSDSRVPAERLTGLEPGELFVHRNVANLVIHTDLNCLSVVQYAVDVLEVEHIIICGHYGCGGVQAAVENPELGLIDNWLLHIRDIWFKHSSLLGQMPQERRLDTLCELNVMEQVYNLGHSTIMQSAWKRGQKVTIHGWAYGIHDGLLRDLEVTATNRETLEQRYRQGVSNLTQKHVNHK from the coding sequence ATGAACGACATAGATACACTCATCAGCAATAACGCACTATGGTCAAAGATGCTGCTGGAAGAAGATTCCGGATTTTTTGAGAAACTGTCTCAGTCTCAGAAACCACGCTTTCTCTGGATTGGATGCTCCGACAGCCGCGTTCCGGCTGAACGTCTTACCGGCCTTGAACCTGGCGAACTCTTTGTTCACCGCAACGTTGCGAACCTGGTGATCCACACTGACCTGAACTGTCTCTCTGTGGTGCAGTATGCAGTAGATGTTCTGGAAGTCGAACACATCATCATTTGTGGTCACTACGGCTGCGGCGGCGTGCAGGCAGCGGTTGAAAATCCGGAACTGGGCCTTATCGACAACTGGCTACTGCACATTCGTGATATCTGGTTCAAACATAGCTCACTGTTGGGTCAAATGCCGCAGGAGCGCCGCCTGGACACCCTGTGCGAGCTGAACGTGATGGAACAGGTCTACAACCTCGGCCACTCCACCATTATGCAGTCGGCGTGGAAACGTGGGCAGAAGGTGACGATCCACGGCTGGGCGTATGGCATTCACGATGGCCTGCTGCGCGATCTGGAAGTGACCGCAACCAACCGAGAGACGCTGGAGCAGCGCTACCGTCAGGGTGTCTCTAACCTGACCCAGAAGCACGTTAACCACAAGTAA
- a CDS encoding ABC transporter ATP-binding protein, producing the protein MAIALELEQLKKTYPGGVQALRGIDLKVEAGDFYALLGPNGAGKSTTIGIISSLVNKSSGRVSVFGYDLEKDVVNAKRQLGLVPQEFNFNPFETVQQIVVNQAGYYGVERKEAVARSEKYLKQLDLWEKRNERARMLSGGMKRRLMIARALMHEPKLLILDEPTAGVDIELRRSMWSFLKDLNDKGTTIILTTHYLEEAEMLCRNIGIIQHGELVENTSMKDLLSKLKSETFILDLAAKSPLPKLVGYQYRLVDTSTLEVEVLREQGINSVFSQLSEQGIQVLSMRNKANRLEELFVSLVHEKQGDRA; encoded by the coding sequence ATGGCGATTGCACTTGAGCTTGAGCAACTTAAAAAAACCTATCCGGGCGGCGTCCAGGCGCTGCGCGGGATAGATCTCAAAGTAGAAGCCGGTGATTTTTATGCGCTTCTGGGGCCTAACGGGGCAGGTAAATCCACCACCATCGGTATCATCAGCTCGCTGGTGAACAAATCCTCCGGCCGGGTGAGCGTGTTTGGCTATGACCTGGAGAAAGATGTGGTCAACGCCAAACGCCAGCTGGGGCTGGTGCCGCAGGAGTTTAACTTCAATCCGTTTGAGACCGTACAGCAGATTGTGGTGAACCAGGCGGGTTACTACGGCGTCGAGCGCAAAGAGGCGGTCGCGCGCAGCGAAAAGTATCTTAAGCAGCTCGATCTGTGGGAGAAACGCAACGAACGTGCGCGGATGTTGTCCGGCGGCATGAAGCGTCGTCTGATGATTGCCCGCGCCCTGATGCACGAGCCAAAGCTGCTGATCCTCGATGAGCCCACCGCCGGGGTGGATATCGAGCTTCGCCGCTCAATGTGGAGCTTTTTGAAGGATTTAAACGACAAAGGCACCACCATTATCCTCACCACCCACTATCTGGAAGAGGCTGAGATGCTCTGTCGCAATATCGGCATCATTCAGCACGGCGAGCTGGTGGAAAACACCTCAATGAAAGATCTGCTCTCCAAGCTGAAGTCAGAGACGTTCATTCTCGACCTGGCGGCAAAAAGTCCGCTGCCGAAGCTGGTCGGCTATCAGTACCGTCTGGTGGATACCTCCACGCTTGAAGTGGAAGTGCTGCGCGAGCAGGGGATCAACAGCGTCTTCAGCCAGCTGAGCGAGCAGGGGATTCAGGTATTAAGTATGCGTAACAAAGCAAACCGACTGGAAGAGCTCTTCGTCTCGCTGGTCCATGAGAAACAAGGAGATCGCGCATGA
- a CDS encoding ABC transporter permease, giving the protein MMQLYWVALKSIWAKEINRFMRIWIQTLVPPVITMTLYFIIFGNLIGSRIGEMHGFTYMQFIVPGLIMMAVITNAYANVASSFFSAKFQRNIEELLVAPVPTHVIIAGYVGGGVARGLCVGILVTAVSLFFVPFQVHSWLFVGLTLLLTAILFSLAGLLNAVFAKTFDDISLIPTFVLTPLTYLGGVFYSLTLLPPFWQGLSHLNPIVYMISGFRFGFLGISDVPLVTTVGVLVIFIVAFYLLCWNLIQRGRGLRS; this is encoded by the coding sequence ATGATGCAGCTTTACTGGGTGGCGCTGAAAAGTATCTGGGCCAAAGAGATCAACCGTTTCATGCGTATCTGGATCCAGACCCTGGTTCCGCCGGTGATCACTATGACCCTCTACTTTATTATCTTCGGCAACCTGATTGGCTCGCGCATCGGCGAGATGCACGGCTTTACCTATATGCAGTTTATTGTGCCGGGCCTGATCATGATGGCGGTCATCACCAACGCCTACGCCAATGTGGCGTCGTCGTTCTTCAGCGCCAAGTTCCAGCGCAACATTGAAGAGCTGCTGGTGGCGCCGGTGCCTACCCACGTCATCATCGCCGGTTACGTCGGGGGCGGAGTCGCGCGCGGCCTTTGCGTCGGCATTCTGGTCACCGCCGTTTCGCTGTTCTTTGTGCCATTCCAGGTGCACTCCTGGCTGTTTGTCGGCCTGACGCTGCTGCTGACGGCGATACTGTTCTCTCTGGCGGGGCTGCTGAACGCGGTATTCGCCAAAACCTTTGACGATATCAGCCTGATCCCGACCTTCGTTCTGACGCCGCTCACCTACCTCGGTGGGGTCTTCTATTCCCTGACGCTGCTGCCGCCGTTCTGGCAGGGGCTGTCACACCTGAACCCTATCGTCTATATGATCAGCGGCTTCCGCTTTGGTTTCCTCGGCATTTCCGATGTGCCGCTGGTGACGACCGTTGGCGTGCTGGTGATCTTTATCGTTGCCTTCTATCTGCTGTGCTGGAATCTGATCCAGCGCGGACGTGGGCTGCGTAGCTAA
- a CDS encoding PTS sugar transporter subunit IIA, giving the protein MLGWVITCHEEHAQLMADRLAARFGPLEQCQVVNFWRGLSCNMLSRMLCDAQHQADSGDGVIFLTDISGAAPYRAAALLSHKHENCEVISGISYPLLEMMYPLRETTDSVSFRNTIVAHGAPDVSSLWHQQQKNPPFVLLHGPEKY; this is encoded by the coding sequence ATGCTGGGTTGGGTAATAACGTGCCATGAAGAACACGCGCAGCTGATGGCGGATCGGCTTGCCGCTCGCTTTGGGCCGCTGGAGCAATGCCAGGTGGTCAATTTCTGGCGCGGCTTAAGCTGCAATATGCTCAGCCGTATGTTGTGTGATGCCCAGCATCAAGCCGACAGCGGTGACGGGGTGATCTTTCTGACCGACATCTCCGGCGCTGCGCCGTATCGCGCAGCCGCCCTGCTCAGCCATAAGCATGAGAATTGCGAAGTGATCTCCGGGATAAGCTATCCGCTGCTGGAGATGATGTACCCCCTGCGTGAAACGACCGACAGCGTCAGCTTTCGTAACACCATCGTGGCCCACGGCGCGCCGGACGTCAGCAGCCTGTGGCACCAGCAGCAGAAAAACCCGCCCTTCGTTCTGCTGCATGGACCGGAGAAATATTAA